GGCCGGTGTTCATCGCCTGGAAGAGCGTGATCGCCTCTTCGCCGCGCACCTCGCCCACGAGGATGTACTCCGGGCGGTGTCGGAGCGCAGAGCGCAGGAGGTCGTACATCGTCACGTCCGACTCCTCGTCGAGCCGGTCGCGGGTCACCGAGGAGAGCCAGTTGTCGTGGTACAGCGAAAGCTCCCGGGTGTCCTCGATGGTGATGAGCTTCGAGCGGGGCGGGATGAACATCGAGATGGCGTTCATCGAGGTGGTCTTGCCCGACGCCGTACCGCCGGCGAAGATGATGTTCTTGTTGTTCTCGATAGCGATCCACAGGTAGGCCATCTGCTGGAGCGAGAAGGTGCCGAACTGGAGGAGGTCGATTGGCGTGAACGGCTCCTCGCTGTACTTCCGGATGGTGAACGCCGACCCGTGGGGAGTGACTTCCTCGCCGAGCGTGAGCTCCGCACGCGAACCGTCTTGGAGCGTGGTTCCGACGATTGGGTTCCCGACCGAGATGTGTTGGCCCGCCTGCTGGGCCATTCGGATGACGAAGGAGTCGAGTGCCTCCTCGCCGAACGAGACCGTCGTCGCGATGTCCTGGTAGTCGTCGTGGTAGGCGTACAGCGGAATCTCGTAGCCGTCACACGAGATGTCCTCGATGTTGCTGTCGTGCATCAGCGGGTCGAGGCGACCGAAGCCGCGGAACCGTCGCCACAGATAATACACGAGCGCGTGGAAGCCGGCCGGCGAGAGCACGACGCCGTAATCCTCGATGCGGTCGCGCAGTTCCTCCCGCAGCAAGGCTTCGGGGTCGTCGTTCTCCTGTCTCTCGCGGTAGAGCAGGGGGTTGCGAACGTCGTCGTACAGCGAATCCAACAGCGCGGCCTGGTCGTCGGTGAGCGTCGGCTCGACGACGTGGTAGCGGTGTTCGTTCTCGTCGTCGTCGTAGCGGATGGAGGCGTACGAGAAGGGGGCGTTGAGCCAGTAGCGTTCCACCTCGTAGCCGACGGCGTCGATGGGGTCGTCGGGGACGAGTCGGCTGTGGCGACGCGGCGAGTAGTTCTCGTCGGTGAGTTGAGAACCGCGGATGACCGAGAGCACGCGCTCGAATATCGCCTTGAACCCCTCCTCGTCGCTGGCGTCGACGCGCATCTGGTCGCTCAGGTCCGGCGTGGATTCTGACATTCGGTGAGTGCCTCCCAGCGGTGTTGTCGTATGTGACCGCTCCGAGTACTTAAACACACGCGGCCGTCACGCCTGCTCGCCGGGCTGGGTGTGGGTACCGAGGAGGGTGACGCCCAACAGCGGGACCAGCACGGCACCGACGGGGATAGCGACCCCGGGAGCCGACTGGAAGATGCGGACCGTGGAGACGAGGAGACAGCCGCCGGCGAGGGTCAACAGCCCGCCCATCACGCGGACTGGCGAGACGGGAAGCCGTCGTTCGACGGCGTCCTCGCGGCTGTAGTAGACCAGCGAGAAGAGGAAGGCGACACCGACGAGGACTGCCCCGGCGAGCCAGACGTAGTAGGCGGTCTGGAGCGCGGCGTTCGACCCTTCCAGCCCCGGCGCGGCCCAGACGGGGACCAACAGGTCGACGTTCAGGTCCGCGCCGAAGAGAAACTGGAACATCGCGACCGGGAACCGGACGGTGATGAGCGAGACTCCCTCGTTGGTCGCGAACGAGACCGACCACGGGAGCAGCGTAGCGAGCCACGCGGAGACGACGGCGAGTTCGCCGGCGTGGTCCGATTCGACCCATGACATACTCCGAGGGGGACGCGTCGTCGGTAAAAGGTACCGACAGTCGCCTGCCGCCCCCGTTACGTTCTTCCGCGCGCGCCACGAAGCTATTACAGATGCGGCGCGACTACTTCACAATCGACGCAAGCAATCTCGACACGCCGGGGGTGCCGACGGTCGCAATCGACTTCGAAGGGCCGACCGAACAGCTGGTCGAGCGACTCACACGCACCGACGGCGAACCGCTCGCGAGCGACGAAATGGACGTCGCCTTCCGCCTCCAGGGGCCGGTCGAGGACGACCCCGAGGGCGTCGTCGCGGTGACGAACCGCGTCACCGGCGAGTTCGTCCTCGAACTCAACGCCGACAGCGAGGACGTGCTCAAGTTCATCGAGGCGGCCCGCGAGTACGGCAAGGAGGCCGGCGAGTCCCACCGCTACCGGATTCGCGTGAGTATCGACGGCGACCAACTGCTCGAACAGGAGAAGGGAACCTTCCTCGTGTACGACGCCAACGGCGACCTCCTGCGCCACCACTCGCTGATTCCCAGCGGCGTCGAACTGTAGTCGGTATGCTTGATACGTCGCGCCGAGAACGGACCGTATGACACGGTTCGGAACGGCTGGCATCCGGGGGAGCGTACACACAGAGGTCACCCCTAACCTCGCGCTCGGCGTCGGCCGGGCGACCGCGATACAGGCGCGTGAGACGACCGACACCCCGACGGTCGTCGTCGGGCGAGACGGCCGGACGACTGGGTCGGCACTCGCCGACGCGCTCGCCGCCGGGCTTCAGTCCGGCG
This portion of the Halosegnis longus genome encodes:
- a CDS encoding DUF5793 family protein yields the protein MRRDYFTIDASNLDTPGVPTVAIDFEGPTEQLVERLTRTDGEPLASDEMDVAFRLQGPVEDDPEGVVAVTNRVTGEFVLELNADSEDVLKFIEAAREYGKEAGESHRYRIRVSIDGDQLLEQEKGTFLVYDANGDLLRHHSLIPSGVEL
- a CDS encoding DUF7549 family protein; this translates as MSWVESDHAGELAVVSAWLATLLPWSVSFATNEGVSLITVRFPVAMFQFLFGADLNVDLLVPVWAAPGLEGSNAALQTAYYVWLAGAVLVGVAFLFSLVYYSREDAVERRLPVSPVRVMGGLLTLAGGCLLVSTVRIFQSAPGVAIPVGAVLVPLLGVTLLGTHTQPGEQA
- a CDS encoding type II/IV secretion system ATPase subunit, with product MRVDASDEEGFKAIFERVLSVIRGSQLTDENYSPRRHSRLVPDDPIDAVGYEVERYWLNAPFSYASIRYDDDENEHRYHVVEPTLTDDQAALLDSLYDDVRNPLLYRERQENDDPEALLREELRDRIEDYGVVLSPAGFHALVYYLWRRFRGFGRLDPLMHDSNIEDISCDGYEIPLYAYHDDYQDIATTVSFGEEALDSFVIRMAQQAGQHISVGNPIVGTTLQDGSRAELTLGEEVTPHGSAFTIRKYSEEPFTPIDLLQFGTFSLQQMAYLWIAIENNKNIIFAGGTASGKTTSMNAISMFIPPRSKLITIEDTRELSLYHDNWLSSVTRDRLDEESDVTMYDLLRSALRHRPEYILVGEVRGEEAITLFQAMNTGHTTLSTMHADSVQTVINRLENEPINVPRPMVQSLDVLCVQVLARLDGERVRRSKTISEIDGIDQRTGELDYSNAFEWSTTDDSFSVGNRNLLDEIRRERGWSQGELLEEMRRRRRFLSHLRDENITNYQQFTALVNEYYADAEATMDALGIDTDGDTDQPPVTAEASDD